The Thermoanaerobaculia bacterium genomic sequence CTCCCTTCGCGTCGAAGTGCGGGACCTTGTACTTCTCCTTGAGCGTCGGGAGCCGCGGGTCCGACAGGGGGAGCCATCGTCGGCTGTCCTCGAGCGTCGACCAGACGACGTGCGCCACACCGGCCGCCTTCGCGGCGAGCGCGATCGCCCCCGCCTGGGCGAGCTCCTTTTCCGGCGAGAGGTGCTCCCAGAAGTTCGTCACCCCGTAGACGCCGTGGGCGCCCGCGAACGCGCGCTCGAGGCTCTTCTCGTCGTCCAGGTCCGCGCCGACGATCTCGAGGCCGAGCGCCGCGAGCGCTTTTCCCTTCTCGGAACCGGGGTTCCGGGTGATCGCCCGGCCGGCGAACGGGCCGGAGCGATCGGCGGCGATCGCGCGGGCGAGCCCTCCGCCCTGCGCCCCGGTGGCGCCGATGACGGCGATGATCTTCTTGTCGGCCATCAGTGTCCTCCGCCGGCAGTCTACCGCCTATCGCCGTCAGAGCCCGAGGATCGCGCGCAAGACCTCCGCCCCGCCGGCTCCCACGGCCGGGGAGAAGCGGAGGTCGCCCGGCTCCCAAAAAAAGGGCCGGCGCCGCGGAGACGGCGCCGGCCGAAACGAGGAGACCCGGAGATTCAGTCGTGGCGCGTGAACTGGGTGCTCGTGTCCTGGGAACCGCGGTTGTCCACGGTCGAGCCGAAGAAGATCGCGCTTCCCTGGGTGACCGTGATCCCGATCGATCCGTCGGCCGGCAGGGTGGAGTCGCCGAGGAAATCGGTCGCTTTCGCCTGCGCGAAGAAGTTCGCGGGAAACGTCTTCGAGACCGTGTCGAGCAGCGCCCCGGACTCGTCCCACACGGTGAAGATCGCCGACACCCCGTTCGACAACGAACGGACGCCGAGGTTGAAGCGAAAGTTCACCGGGTCCGCGGGGAGAATGATGACCGCGGCGTCTCCCGAGGAAAGCGCGTCTTTCGAACGGAAAACCGGTTCGGTGAAGCCGGCCGTACCGTTCGCCCCGTCGTCGTTGAAGATCTTCGCGACCGCGGCCGGCGCCGGGCCGGACGTCGGGACGATCTCCGCGCTGCCGAGGCCGGAGAGCCCCATCGCGGTGAGGACGTCGTCGAAGTTGATCGTCTGCCAGGAACCGAGCGTGTACGGAATCGAAGGGTCGTTCGAACCCGCGGAAGCCCCTCCGGCGTGATAGACGATCTTGCCGGCGATCGTCGACGTTCCCGGATTCGTGAGCTGCAGCTGCGTGCGGAAGTTGCTTCCGAGCGCGCCCGCCAGAGAGCCGACGCCGGGAATCACGACGGCTTCGCCCGCCGGGCTGTCGCCGACGACCGACAGAGAGAACGCCTGCGTGCCGGCGCAGTGCGCCGAATCGGTGGCCGCGAGGCTGAAGTTGAACGTCCCGGTCGACGTCGGCGTGCCGGAGAGCTCGCCCGAATCGTCGAGGTGGACGCCCGGCGGAAGCGATCCGGAGGCGAGGGTGAACGTGTACGGGCCCGCGCCTCCGCTCGCGATGAGTGAGGTCTCGTACGCCGAACCCTGGACGCCCGGCGGAAGCGCCGACGGCGCGATCGCGATCG encodes the following:
- a CDS encoding putative Ig domain-containing protein, which translates into the protein IAIAPSALPPGVQGSAYETSLIASGGAGPYTFTLASGSLPPGVHLDDSGELSGTPTSTGTFNFSLAATDSAHCAGTQAFSLSVVGDSPAGEAVVIPGVGSLAGALGSNFRTQLQLTNPGTSTIAGKIVYHAGGASAGSNDPSIPYTLGSWQTINFDDVLTAMGLSGLGSAEIVPTSGPAPAAVAKIFNDDGANGTAGFTEPVFRSKDALSSGDAAVIILPADPVNFRFNLGVRSLSNGVSAIFTVWDESGALLDTVSKTFPANFFAQAKATDFLGDSTLPADGSIGITVTQGSAIFFGSTVDNRGSQDTSTQFTRHD